The Stutzerimonas stutzeri RCH2 genomic interval CTCGGCCTTGCGTCAGCATCGTCGGCGTACCGCCATGATCTTTCAGCACCACCAGCTAATCGAACGTCAAAGCGCACTGGCTAATGTGCTTACCGGTCGGCTGGCCTTTCACAACACGCTCCGCTCGCTGTTTCCTCTGCCGCGTGCCGATCAGGAGATTGCGCTCAGTTGCCTCGCTCGGGTCGGTCTGGCAGACAAGGCGCTAAGCCGGGTGGACAAACTGTCCGGTGGCCAGCAGCAGCGGGTAGGCATCGCGCGTGCGCTAGCGCAACAGCCGGCGATCATTCTGGCCGATGAGCCGGTAGCCAGTCTCGACCCGGCCACTTCGGTCCGTGTTCTCGGATTGCTGCGCGACATCTGCAAGGAAGACGGCATCACCGCCATCGTTTCGCTGCATCAACTCGAATATGCCCGCCGCTTCGCCGATCGCGTCGTCGGGCTGGCCGATTCTCAGATCGTTTTCGATGCCGCGCCCTCGGAACTCACCGATGCGCAGCTTGAGCGCATCTATGCAGGCCGCTCTACGACTCAGCCAGCGAATGCTCCGGCTGAACCACCTGTCATGCTCGAACCTTCACTGGAGATGTCCCGATGAAACGCTTATCCGCGCTCTTATTGACTTGCTTGCTGTCCGCTGTTTCAAGTTTGTCCGCCCTAGCGGCCGATGCCGATCCGGATGTGCTAAAGGTTGCCCTGCTGCCGGACGAAAACGCCTCCGAGCTGATCAAGCGTAACCAGCCGCTGAAGGATTATCTGGAAGAGCATCTGGACAAGAAGGTGCAGCTGATCGTAACCACCGACTATTCCTCGATGATTGAGGCGATGCGCTTTGGCCGTATCGACCTGGCGTATTTCGGTCCGCTGTCCTACGTCATGGCCAAAAGCAAAAGCGACATCGAGCCCTTCGCTGCCATGGTCATCGACGGCAAGCCGACCTATCGCTCGGTGATTATCGCCAATGTGGCGTCAGGCGTGAATGAGTATGCCGACCTTAAGGGCAAGAAGATGGCCTATGGTGACCGGGCATCGACGTCCAGCCATTTGATTCCCAAAGCCGTGCTTCTTGAGACGGCCGGTTTGACGGGTGGGCAGGACTACGAACAACATTTTGTGGGCACGCATGACGCCGTTGCCGTCAACGTGGCGAACGGCAACGCCGATGCGGGTGGGCTGTCGGAGGTAATTTTCAATCACGCAGTCGAACGTGGCCTAATCGATCCGAGCAAGGTGAAAGTACTTGGTTACAGCGGCGAATACCCCCAGTACCCCTGGGCGATGCGCTCGAACCTGAGCCCCGAGCTGAAAACCAAGGTGCGGGATGTATTCGTCGGTATCGACGATCCCGAAGTGCTGCGCAACTTCAAGGCCGAGGCCTTCGCGCCAATCACCGACGCCGACTACGATGTGATCCGCAACATGGGATCGCTGCTCGGCCTCGACTTCGCCACGATGTGAGCACCGATATGTCTACTCATTACGACGTGCAGGCGCTGCCTGCAGAGCAACGCGAGCACATCCTTCGAGGCTTCGGCCTCGGTTGGTGGCGCCAGCTGGGGCAGGTGGCGATTGTATTCGGAGTGGTGCTGTTGGCCTGCTGGTACGTGGGGCTGCTCGATGCCACCACGCTGCTGAACGGGCTGCCCTCCATCGCGACCCTGGCAGGCGAGGCCATGCCGCCAGACTTTTCGGGCTATCGAAGCTGGATTCGCCCCTTGATCGACACCTTGGCGATGAGCATCGCCGGTACGGCCATCGCAGTGGTGTTCTCGCTGGTGGTGGCCTTCGTTGCAGCGCGCAATACGGCGCCGCACCCCCTTGTGTTCGGTGTTGCCCGGGTGCTGCTCAATGCCCTGCGGTCGGTGCCGGAGCTGATCATGGGCATCATCTTCGTTGCAGCCGTAGGGTTCGGCGCCTTGCCGGGCGTGCTTGCCCTGGGTCTGCATTCGGTCGGCATGGTCGGCAAGTTCTTCGCCGAGGCCATCGAGCACGTCGACGAAGCGCCGGTGGAAGCCGCTCGGGCGGCGGGGGCTACGCCGATGCAAGTGCTGCTGCACGCGGTTTTGCCACAGGTGACGCCGCAGTTCGCCGACGTGGCGATCTACCGCTGGGAATACAACTTTCGCGCCTCCACCGTGATGGGCATGGTTGGCGCCGGCGGTATCGGCTTCGAACTCATGGGCTCGCTGCGCATCATGCAGTACCAGGAGGTTGCAGCAATCCTGCTGGTCATCCTGGCCATGGTCACGCTAGTAGACGCCTTCAGTGGCGTGCTGCGCAAACGTTTCAAATAGGACAAACCATGCTGCCGAAACTCGTTATAACTCACCGAGTACACGATGAGATCCTGCAACTGCTGGCGCCACATTGCGAGCTGATGACCAACCAGACCGACAGCACGCTGCCGCGCGAGGAAATTCTGCGCCGCTGCCGCGATGCTCAGGCGATGATGGCGTTCATGCCCGATCGGGTCGATGCAGACTTTCTTCAAGCCTGCCCTGAGCTGCGTGTAGTCGGCTGCGCGCTCAAGGGCTTCGACAATTTCGATGTGGACGCCTGTACTGCCCGCGGGGTCTGGCTGACCTTCGTGCCTGATCTGTTGACGGTCCCGACTGCCGAGCTGGCGATCGGACTGGCGGTGGGGCTGGGGCGGCATCTGCGGGCAGCAGATGCGTTCGTCCGCTCTGGCAAGTTCCAGGGCTGGCAACCACAGTTCTACGGCACGGGGCTGGATAACGCTACGGTCGGCATCCTTGGCATGGGCGCCATCGGACTGGCCATGGCTGATCGCTTGCAGGGATGGGGCGCGACCCTGCAGTACCACGAGGCGAAGGCTCTGGATACACAAACCG includes:
- the phnE gene encoding phosphonate ABC transporter, permease protein PhnE; amino-acid sequence: MSTHYDVQALPAEQREHILRGFGLGWWRQLGQVAIVFGVVLLACWYVGLLDATTLLNGLPSIATLAGEAMPPDFSGYRSWIRPLIDTLAMSIAGTAIAVVFSLVVAFVAARNTAPHPLVFGVARVLLNALRSVPELIMGIIFVAAVGFGALPGVLALGLHSVGMVGKFFAEAIEHVDEAPVEAARAAGATPMQVLLHAVLPQVTPQFADVAIYRWEYNFRASTVMGMVGAGGIGFELMGSLRIMQYQEVAAILLVILAMVTLVDAFSGVLRKRFK
- the ptxD gene encoding phosphonate dehydrogenase PtxD, with translation MLPKLVITHRVHDEILQLLAPHCELMTNQTDSTLPREEILRRCRDAQAMMAFMPDRVDADFLQACPELRVVGCALKGFDNFDVDACTARGVWLTFVPDLLTVPTAELAIGLAVGLGRHLRAADAFVRSGKFQGWQPQFYGTGLDNATVGILGMGAIGLAMADRLQGWGATLQYHEAKALDTQTEQRLGLRRVACSELFASSDFILLALPLNADTQHLVNAELLALVRPGALLVNPCRGSVVDEAAVLAALERGQLGGYAADVFEMEDWARADRPRLIDPALLAHPNTLFTPHIGSAVRAVRLEIERCAAQNIIQALAGARPINAANRLPKAEPAAC
- the phnC gene encoding phosphonate ABC transporter ATP-binding protein, coding for MTPHPIQDAVLRVDRLSVVYPGGVTALRDTSIAFRRGEFTVLLGLSGAGKSTLLRSLNRLVTPTGGSVTSELGELGSGSALRQHRRRTAMIFQHHQLIERQSALANVLTGRLAFHNTLRSLFPLPRADQEIALSCLARVGLADKALSRVDKLSGGQQQRVGIARALAQQPAIILADEPVASLDPATSVRVLGLLRDICKEDGITAIVSLHQLEYARRFADRVVGLADSQIVFDAAPSELTDAQLERIYAGRSTTQPANAPAEPPVMLEPSLEMSR
- the phnD gene encoding phosphate/phosphite/phosphonate ABC transporter substrate-binding protein; amino-acid sequence: MKRLSALLLTCLLSAVSSLSALAADADPDVLKVALLPDENASELIKRNQPLKDYLEEHLDKKVQLIVTTDYSSMIEAMRFGRIDLAYFGPLSYVMAKSKSDIEPFAAMVIDGKPTYRSVIIANVASGVNEYADLKGKKMAYGDRASTSSHLIPKAVLLETAGLTGGQDYEQHFVGTHDAVAVNVANGNADAGGLSEVIFNHAVERGLIDPSKVKVLGYSGEYPQYPWAMRSNLSPELKTKVRDVFVGIDDPEVLRNFKAEAFAPITDADYDVIRNMGSLLGLDFATM